Proteins co-encoded in one Megalops cyprinoides isolate fMegCyp1 chromosome 1, fMegCyp1.pri, whole genome shotgun sequence genomic window:
- the tubg1 gene encoding tubulin gamma-1 chain yields MPREIITLQLGQCGNQIGFEFWKQLCAEHGISPEGIVEEFATEGTDRKDVFFYQADDEHYIPRAVLLDLEPRVIHSILNSPYANLYNPENIYLSEHGGGAGNNWASGFSQGEKIHEDIFDIIDREADGSDSLEGFVLCHSIAGGTGSGLGSYLLEKLNDRYPKKLVQTYSVFPNQDEMSDVVVQPYNSLLTLKRLTQNADCVVVLDNTALNRIATDRLHIQNPSFSQINQLVSTIMSASTTTLRYPGYMNNDLIGLIASLIPTPRLHFLMTGYTPLTTDQSVASVRKTTVLDVMRRLLQPKNVMVSTARDRQTNHCYIAILNIIQGEVDPTQVHKSLQRIRERKLASFIPWGPASIQVALSRKSPYLPSAHRVSGLMMANHTSISSLFERTCRQYDKLRKREAFLEQFRKEDIFKDNFDELDDSREVVQQLIDEYSAATRPDYISWGSQEQ; encoded by the exons GAGGAGTTCGCCACGGAGGGCACCGATCGCAAGGATGTGTTCTTTTACCAG GCAGATGATGAGCACTACATTCCACGGGCAGTACTGCTGGACTTGGAACCTAGGGTCATTCACTCCATACTGAACTCGCCATATGCCAATCTGTACAACCCGGAGAACATCTACTTGTCAGAGCATGGAGGTGGTGCTGGGAACAACTGGGCCAGTGGCTTCTCTCAG GGTGAGAAAATCCATGAAGACATCTTTGACATCAttgacagagaggcagatgggAGTGACAGTCTGGAG GGCTTTGTGCTGTGCCACTCCATTGCAGGTGGAACAGGATCAGGTCTGGGCTCCTATCTGCTGGAGAAGTTAAACGACAG GTACCCCAAGAAGCTAGTGCAGACGTACTCGGTGTTCCCGAACCAGGACGAGATGAGTGACGTGGTGGTGCAGCCGTACAACTCCCTGCTGACGCTGAAGCGGCTGACGCAGAACGCCGACTGCGTG GTAGTGTTGGATAACACCGCCCTGAACCGGATTGCCACGGACAGATTACACATCCAGAACCCCTCTTTTTCACAAATCAATCAGCTG GTCTCCACCATTATGTCTGCCAGCACCACAACACTACGCTACCCAGGCTACATGAACAATGATTTGATTGGTCTGATTGCATCCCTCATCCCTACACCCCGCCTTCACTTCCTTATGACTGGCTACACTCCGCTCACCACTGACCAGTCG GTGGCCAGCGTGAGGAAGACCACGGTGCTGGACGTGATGAGGAGGCTGCTGCAGCCCAAAAATGTCATGGTGTCCACAGCCAGGGACAGGCAGACCAACCACTGCTATATCGCCATCCTTAACATCATCCAAGGCGAAGTGGACCCCACACAG GTACACAAAAGCTTGCAGCGGATTCGAGAGCGTAAGCTGGCCAGCTTCATTCCTTGGGGCCCTGCGAGCATTCAGGTGGCCCTGTCCAGGAAGTCCCCTTACCTGCCCTCTGCCCACCGAGTCAGTGGGCTGATGATGGCCAATCACACCAGCATCTCCTCG CTGTTTGAACGCACGTGCCGGCAATACGACAAGCTGCGGAAGCGGGAGGCCTTCCTGGAGCAGTTCCGGAAGGAGGACATATTCAAGGACAACTTTGACGAGCTGGACGACTCACGCGAGGTTGTCCAGCAGCTCATTGACGAGTACAGCGCTGCCACACGCCCCGACTATATCTCCTGGGGCTCCCAGGAGCAGTGA